From the genome of Triticum aestivum cultivar Chinese Spring chromosome 3B, IWGSC CS RefSeq v2.1, whole genome shotgun sequence, one region includes:
- the LOC123071228 gene encoding probable serine/threonine-protein kinase PBL1, with amino-acid sequence MMGCFTGLRSKKKKSPLVASKKHGDARDTSLRLPEPEAHVPSLQSAPPSFRNRAKICQSANKVSYSRARVLSAPSSLILVDQDGLPYAEFDDQDDSRCKGGAIKAHRFSNPLPLPLPSPEGSSLRNFGSFKAINASGPLEVSGPLPLPPKRSDGLKNFSYDEISTACQWFSSDRCVSETQTLTSYKASFRDDFVEPKKMEAIVARLLPSNQSFKEFKAQVNTLASLQHPNLCKLIGYHARDESNERMLVYERLHHGSLDRLLFGRPEGRLMDWSTRLKVALGAAKGLAFLHDEGPFQAMYDDFSTSNIQIEKDFTAKLSGYGCVGFNSEEERSKASVTATNLSEETLEKGVLTPKSNVWSFGVVLLELITGRKNLDVRSTKEERNIVKWGRPFLTDDSRLSLIMDPRIKGRFPPKAARTVADIILKCLHRDPSERPTMRSVVESLASVQDIKVPCRYPLQVPSAAPRKVMLKSTSLNGIVPQHPVMTFSPSPPSRNQHLVSPRSSTSALLPPRNCSSIITLDYPRVSLVKKLPSGITRRPGVEGF; translated from the exons ATGATGGGCTGCTTCACCGGCCTGaggtccaagaagaagaagagcccTCTTGTTGCAAGCAAGAAGCACGGCGATGCAAGGGACACATCCCTGAGGCTCCCGGAGCCCGAAGCTCATGTGCCATCTTTGCAATCAGCGCCTCCAAGTTTCAGGAACAGGGCAAAGATCTGCCAATCGGCCAATAAAGTCTCTTACAGCAGGGCACGTGTGCTGTCTGCTCCTTCGAGCCTGATTCTGGTTGATCAGGATGGCCTTCCGTATGCCGAATTTGATGATCAGGATGATTCTAGGTGCAAGGGAGGAGCTATTAAGGCACATCGATTTTCAAATCCACTGCCCCTTCCTCTTCCCTCACCAGAAGGCAGTTCTTTGAGGAACTTTGGTAGCTTCAAGGCTATCAATGCAAGTGGACCACTTGAGGTTTCAGGTCCTCTCCCACTGCCTCCAAAGAGGTCTGATGGGCTTAAGAACTTCTCGTATGATGAGATTTCTACTGCTTGCCAGTGGTTTTCTAGTGATCGGTGTGTGTCCGAAACTCAGACTTTGACATCATACAAGGCATCGTTCAGGGATGATTTTGTTGAACCAAAGAAGATGGAAGCAATAGTTGCCCGATTACTCCCGTCCAACCAG AGTTTCAAAGAATTTAAGGCGCAAGTAAATACGTTGGCATCACTTCAACATCCCAATTTATGTAAACTCATCGGCTATCATGCAAGAGATGAATCTAATGAAAGGATGTTGGTCTATGAGCGGCTCCATCATGGCAGTTTAGACAGGTTACTCTTTGGAAGACCGGAAGGTCGTTTGATGGACTGGTCTACACGTTTGAAGGTTGCCCTTGGTGCTGCTAAAGGTCTAGCTTTCCTACACGATGAAGGACCCTTTCAG GCGATGTATGATGACTTCTCAACCTCAAACATCCAAATAGAGAAAGATTTCACTGCAAAGCTGTCGGGATATGGTTGTGTTGGCTTCAATTCTGAGGAGGAAAGATCTAAGGCATCTGTG ACTGCTACAAACCTCTCAGAGGAAACCTTGGAGAAAGGGGTACTGACTCCCAAGAGCAACGTATGGAGCTTTGGAGTTGTCTTGCTCGAGCTAATAACAGGAAGGAAGAACCTTGATGTACGTTCCACCAAAGAAGAACGTAATATTGTCAAGTGGGGTAGGCCTTTCCTCACGGATGATAGTCGTCTATCCCTCATCATGGATCCCCGTATAAAAGGACGCTTTCCTCCCAAGGCTGCTAGGACGGTGGCAGACATCATTCTGAAGTGCCTTCATAGGGATCCATCCGAAAGGCCTACGATGAGGTCCGTCGTGGAGTCTCTAGCAAGTGTCCAGGACATAAAGGTCCCCTGCCGGTATCCTCTTCAAGTACCGTCCGCCGCACCGAGGAAAGTGATGCTAAAATCTACGAGTCTCAATGGCATTGTTCCTCAACATCCTGTGATGACCTTCTCGCCGTCGCCTCCTTCGCGCAACCAGCACCTGGTGTCACCGAGATCATCGACGTCTGCGCTGCTTCCCCCAAGGAACTGCTCTTCCATCATCACCCTGGACTACCCCAGGGTAAGCTTGGTCAAGAAATTGCCTTCTGGTATCACGCGGAGACCTGGTGTCGAGGGTTTTTGA